The following coding sequences lie in one Heyndrickxia oleronia genomic window:
- a CDS encoding ABC transporter ATP-binding protein: protein MQLDNVKERQVETDTYLLQAKNIKKYFPIKGGILKSTVGHVKAVDGVSLNIKKGETLGIVGESGSGKSTLGRVILRLHEPTEGQIIFENQDISHLRNRRLRPFRKDMQIVFQDPFASLNSKMSVAELIEEPLVVQTSLNKKERKDKAIELLEKVGLRPDDRLKYPHEFSGGQRQRISIARALALKPKFVICDEPVSALDVSIQAQVLNLMSDLQDEFDLTYLFISHDLSVVKHISDRVAVMYLGRIVEIAEKKELYEEPLHPYTQALLSSAPTTNIHIRREKITLKGDLPSPSNPPSGCAFRTRCPHAFEKCAIERPELSTMTTNHFVACHLYSEK, encoded by the coding sequence GTGCAATTAGACAATGTTAAAGAAAGACAAGTAGAAACAGACACATACCTATTACAAGCTAAAAATATTAAAAAGTACTTCCCAATTAAAGGAGGAATTTTAAAATCAACTGTTGGTCATGTAAAAGCTGTAGATGGAGTTTCTCTAAATATTAAAAAAGGGGAGACACTTGGAATTGTTGGGGAATCCGGTTCAGGAAAATCCACACTTGGAAGAGTTATCCTCCGCCTACATGAACCAACTGAGGGACAAATCATCTTTGAAAACCAAGACATTTCCCATTTAAGGAATCGAAGGCTTCGACCTTTTAGAAAAGATATGCAGATTGTCTTTCAAGACCCTTTTGCCTCATTGAACTCAAAAATGAGCGTAGCTGAATTAATTGAGGAGCCTCTTGTGGTACAAACATCGCTAAATAAAAAGGAACGAAAAGACAAAGCAATTGAACTGCTTGAAAAGGTTGGGCTGCGTCCCGACGATCGCCTGAAATATCCTCATGAATTTTCCGGAGGTCAAAGGCAACGAATAAGTATTGCCCGTGCTCTCGCCCTTAAACCAAAATTTGTTATTTGTGATGAGCCTGTTTCTGCATTGGATGTATCTATACAGGCACAGGTACTAAATTTAATGTCTGATCTTCAAGATGAATTTGACTTAACCTATTTATTTATTTCACACGATCTAAGTGTTGTGAAGCATATTAGCGATCGTGTAGCTGTCATGTATCTTGGCCGAATCGTAGAAATAGCTGAAAAAAAGGAGTTATACGAGGAACCGTTACATCCATATACACAAGCACTTCTATCCTCTGCACCAACAACAAATATCCACATAAGACGTGAAAAAATAACTTTAAAAGGAGATCTCCCTAGCCCATCCAATCCACCGTCTGGATGTGCGTTCCGAACCAGATGCCCACATGCTTTCGAAAAATGTGCTATAGAAAGACCTGAACTATCTACCATGACCACCAATCACTTTGTAGCCTGCCATCTTTACTCAGAAAAATAA
- a CDS encoding SDR family NAD(P)-dependent oxidoreductase: MKKALVLGASGGMGYSIVNELISRGVHVVAFARTRSKLEKLFQNQQGITIFTGDIFNLDDLLRAATDVDVIFQAANIPYPEWEERLATFIQQVINVSETRGIKLAVVDNIYAYGRSNGEKVHENAHKNPHTKKGRIRLNVENMIKESDAQAFIAHFPDFYGPNAENTLLHVTLEKVVANLSSMFVGDQRIAREFIYTPDGAKAIVELAFREDAYGESWNIPGHSVITGREIMETLRELTSYDKRVLTVTKSMIRVLGLFNPMMREVVEMYYLNQEPVVLNGEKYENKIGPVPRTSYRGGLRQTIEYMKNQQ, translated from the coding sequence ATGAAAAAGGCTTTGGTATTAGGGGCATCAGGCGGTATGGGGTATTCAATAGTTAACGAATTAATTAGTAGGGGAGTACATGTTGTAGCCTTTGCTCGTACAAGAAGCAAGTTAGAAAAACTATTTCAAAATCAGCAAGGAATCACAATTTTTACAGGTGATATTTTTAATTTAGATGATTTGTTAAGAGCAGCTACTGATGTAGATGTCATTTTTCAAGCAGCAAATATTCCATATCCAGAATGGGAAGAAAGGCTTGCTACGTTTATTCAACAAGTTATCAACGTTTCGGAGACGAGGGGAATTAAGCTAGCGGTGGTTGATAATATTTATGCATATGGGAGAAGCAATGGCGAGAAAGTTCATGAGAATGCACATAAAAACCCACATACTAAAAAGGGTAGGATCCGTCTGAATGTGGAGAACATGATAAAGGAATCCGATGCTCAGGCATTTATTGCCCATTTTCCAGATTTTTATGGCCCGAATGCAGAAAATACTCTTCTCCACGTAACTCTGGAGAAGGTTGTAGCTAATCTATCATCGATGTTTGTAGGAGATCAGCGGATTGCAAGAGAATTTATTTATACACCAGACGGAGCGAAAGCCATCGTGGAGCTTGCTTTCCGTGAAGATGCCTATGGGGAGAGCTGGAATATTCCAGGACATAGTGTGATTACTGGGAGAGAGATTATGGAAACTCTGCGCGAATTGACCAGCTATGATAAACGTGTATTAACAGTCACAAAGTCAATGATACGTGTGCTCGGGCTATTTAATCCAATGATGCGTGAAGTGGTAGAAATGTATTATTTAAATCAGGAACCAGTTGTATTAAATGGAGAAAAATATGAAAATAAAATTGGGCCTGTTCCACGAACTTCTTATAGGGGTGGATTAAGGCAAACCATTGAATATATGAAAAATCAGCAATAA
- a CDS encoding small acid-soluble spore protein H, translating into MNKQRAQEIAESPSMVNVTYNGKPIYIQHVDEKNETARIYPLGQPEMEEEVSLNSLIESE; encoded by the coding sequence GTGAATAAACAAAGGGCACAGGAAATTGCTGAGTCTCCTAGTATGGTTAACGTTACCTATAATGGAAAGCCAATCTATATTCAGCATGTTGACGAAAAAAATGAAACCGCTCGAATCTATCCTTTGGGTCAACCGGAAATGGAAGAAGAGGTTTCATTGAATAGTCTTATTGAAAGTGAATAA
- a CDS encoding response regulator transcription factor has product MDTYRVLVVDDEIEIRDVIEIYLKNEGITVIKAKDGLEAIEKLNEYDIHLILLDVMMPRMDGIAATFKIREKKDIPIIILSAKSEDTDKILGLQIGADDYITKPFNPLELIARVKSQLRRYVKFGSYEGARKVIELDGLTLDPVAKEVTVDGELVKFTPIEYRIVELLMKNAGRVFSISEIYERVWKEPGFNAENTVAVHIRKIREKIEIDPKNPRYIKVVWGIGYKMER; this is encoded by the coding sequence GTGGATACATATCGTGTATTAGTTGTTGATGATGAAATAGAAATTCGTGATGTAATTGAAATTTATTTAAAAAACGAAGGGATTACTGTGATCAAAGCGAAGGATGGGTTGGAGGCAATTGAAAAGTTAAATGAGTACGATATTCATTTAATTTTACTAGATGTCATGATGCCTAGAATGGATGGTATAGCAGCGACATTTAAAATTCGTGAGAAAAAGGACATTCCCATTATTATATTAAGTGCTAAAAGTGAAGATACCGATAAAATATTAGGATTGCAAATTGGAGCAGATGATTATATCACCAAACCATTCAATCCTTTAGAGTTAATTGCTAGGGTGAAATCACAGCTACGAAGGTATGTAAAGTTCGGTTCTTATGAGGGAGCTAGGAAAGTAATTGAATTAGACGGACTAACTCTAGATCCAGTTGCAAAGGAAGTGACTGTCGATGGAGAATTAGTGAAGTTCACACCTATTGAATATCGAATTGTTGAATTATTAATGAAGAATGCAGGTCGAGTTTTTTCTATATCTGAAATTTATGAGCGGGTTTGGAAGGAGCCTGGGTTTAATGCGGAAAATACAGTAGCTGTTCATATCCGTAAAATTCGAGAAAAAATTGAAATTGATCCTAAGAATCCAAGATACATAAAGGTGGTGTGGGGGATTGGCTACAAAATGGAAAGGTAG
- a CDS encoding ABC transporter permease, producing MTTYIIRRILVFIPMLLGLTIIVFALIQAAPGDPFSGRMVDPRIDPKVFEQQRQALGLDDPIHVQYWKWLTSVAKGDLGQSYTYNGRDVSELIGDRIGNTFSLGLFSLIITLIVSIPIGIYSAKKPYSLLDYGATTFGFFGLAVPNFFFGLVAIYVLSITLGWFPSQGTVSTPGLTGLELFFDKLHHLFLPGITLGLAGTAAYMRYMRSEVLDVLGKDYIRTARAKGMSERNVLYKHTLRNALIPIITLMGFEIGGILSGAVITEGVFQFPGLGQLFLRAIGSRDYPVIMAINLLLGFFILFGNLLADIFYSIVDPRIRYD from the coding sequence ATGACAACATACATTATTCGTAGGATACTCGTTTTTATTCCAATGCTACTCGGCTTAACAATTATCGTCTTTGCTCTCATCCAAGCCGCACCTGGCGATCCCTTTTCTGGTAGAATGGTCGATCCTAGAATTGATCCAAAAGTCTTTGAGCAGCAAAGGCAAGCCCTTGGTTTAGACGACCCAATTCATGTACAATACTGGAAATGGCTTACATCAGTTGCCAAAGGGGACTTAGGTCAATCTTACACATATAATGGCAGAGATGTTTCCGAATTAATCGGTGATCGAATAGGTAATACATTTAGTTTAGGACTGTTTTCTCTCATTATTACATTAATCGTCTCCATTCCAATTGGCATCTATTCAGCAAAAAAGCCCTATTCCTTACTTGATTATGGAGCTACAACCTTCGGATTCTTTGGTTTAGCTGTTCCAAATTTCTTTTTTGGACTAGTTGCTATATACGTCTTATCGATCACTCTAGGTTGGTTTCCATCCCAGGGAACTGTATCAACACCGGGGCTGACTGGTTTAGAGTTATTTTTTGATAAGCTTCACCATCTCTTCTTACCAGGAATCACACTTGGTTTAGCAGGAACAGCTGCCTATATGCGTTATATGCGATCGGAGGTACTAGATGTATTAGGGAAAGACTATATTCGGACTGCAAGGGCAAAAGGTATGAGTGAACGAAATGTCCTTTATAAACATACTCTTCGCAATGCACTGATTCCAATTATTACTCTTATGGGATTTGAAATAGGAGGTATATTGAGCGGAGCAGTTATTACCGAAGGAGTTTTCCAATTCCCTGGACTTGGTCAATTATTTTTAAGGGCTATAGGAAGCCGCGATTACCCTGTCATAATGGCGATCAATTTACTATTAGGTTTCTTTATACTTTTCGGAAATTTATTGGCAGATATTTTTTATAGTATCGTCGATCCAAGAATTCGCTATGATTAG
- a CDS encoding aldo/keto reductase, translated as MIKQVRLGKTDLYVNPIGLGTNAVGGHNIYPNLIEETGKDVVRAAISNGINFLDTAYIYGPERSEELIGEVLEETGNRKEIIIATKGAHKLVDGKIIFDNSPAFLKNEVEKSLRRLKTDYIDLYYIHFPDDKTPKDEAVGALKELKDQGKIRAIGVSNFSIEQLKEANKDGYVDVLQSEYNLFKREAEKELLPYTKEKNISFVPYFPLAAGLLGGKYTKETTFKDGRSKNPLFQGDAFIQNLEKVELVREIALKKEAEVAHVVLAWYLTRDSIDALIPGAKQPEQVKRNLATLAVHLTPEEIKQIDDIFQA; from the coding sequence ATGATCAAACAAGTTCGTTTAGGTAAAACAGATTTATATGTTAATCCAATTGGTCTTGGTACAAATGCTGTAGGAGGACATAATATTTACCCCAATTTAATCGAGGAAACGGGTAAAGATGTGGTAAGAGCTGCTATTTCTAATGGAATCAATTTCTTAGACACAGCCTATATTTACGGACCAGAACGTTCTGAAGAATTAATCGGCGAGGTTTTAGAAGAAACAGGAAATCGTAAAGAAATCATCATTGCTACTAAAGGGGCACATAAGTTAGTAGACGGAAAGATAATATTTGATAATTCTCCCGCTTTTTTAAAAAATGAAGTTGAAAAAAGCCTTAGACGATTAAAGACTGATTATATTGATCTATACTATATTCACTTTCCTGATGATAAAACCCCTAAAGATGAGGCGGTTGGCGCTTTAAAGGAACTAAAGGATCAAGGGAAAATTCGAGCAATTGGCGTTTCTAACTTTTCAATCGAGCAATTAAAGGAAGCCAATAAAGATGGATATGTAGATGTACTGCAATCAGAATATAACCTATTTAAACGTGAGGCGGAAAAAGAGCTATTACCGTATACGAAAGAGAAGAATATTTCATTTGTTCCTTATTTCCCACTTGCAGCTGGGCTATTAGGTGGAAAATATACAAAGGAAACAACGTTTAAAGATGGACGTTCTAAAAATCCATTATTCCAAGGTGATGCATTTATTCAGAACTTAGAAAAAGTAGAGCTTGTTCGTGAAATCGCTTTAAAGAAAGAAGCGGAAGTTGCTCATGTCGTACTTGCTTGGTACTTAACACGTGATTCAATTGATGCACTAATCCCTGGAGCAAAACAGCCCGAACAAGTAAAGAGAAATCTGGCTACCTTAGCTGTCCATTTAACTCCAGAAGAAATAAAGCAAATCGATGATAT
- a CDS encoding peptide-binding protein translates to MKTKKGFLLSLIFILSLSMFLAACKGGGDSTEKGENEKGSDSPSEETGKAQMGGTITGAMDTAPAGVFNPIFYTDAYESNILSFTHESLVTQNEKLEFLPSLAKEWKFNDDQTEVTFTLQDNVKWHDGKPFTANDVVFTYKSIASPGYVEAGGVRTEYVEKLLGYEDFNSGKTDQFEGVVAQDEHTVTFKFSEPNVTALDNASFPIIPEHIFKDIPIKDMPKAGATLNAGEVIGTGPFKFTKMIEGEQYILEKNKDYWQGEPYLDQIVWKVVNQSVIVGMLETGELDFVADPNGFQPADYDSISALDNIEIIEQPKFGYQLMGFMVNHRTPEDVKAGVIKPENWVPNKKIADKRVRQAIAYAVDREGLIKALLHGRGAVINAPIATQFSAYDGEKPNQYKFNVEEAKKLLDEAGYVDKDNDGFREDPDGKKWVLTLNYPTGNELRMRSAPIIQEMLEAVGIKIDLRQPIEFSTYSDVLEKDSDDWDLYLLGWSLSSTDPDPSGLWGSKAAYNYGRWNNKESDELMKKAVQPPEAFDQAYRDQVYSDWQVLFQDDLPALILYAQNTLWGYNKRLQNVKPLPYSMYNDTHLWWVSSK, encoded by the coding sequence TTGAAAACAAAAAAAGGCTTTCTTCTCAGTTTAATCTTCATTCTTTCATTAAGTATGTTCCTTGCAGCTTGTAAAGGTGGGGGAGATAGTACCGAAAAAGGGGAAAACGAAAAAGGGTCTGACAGCCCTTCTGAAGAAACAGGGAAAGCACAAATGGGCGGGACGATTACTGGGGCAATGGATACGGCTCCTGCCGGTGTATTTAATCCTATATTCTACACAGATGCATATGAAAGTAACATTCTGTCATTTACACATGAAAGTCTAGTCACGCAAAATGAAAAACTCGAATTTTTGCCATCATTGGCAAAGGAATGGAAATTTAATGATGATCAAACTGAAGTAACGTTTACCTTACAGGATAATGTTAAATGGCATGATGGCAAGCCATTCACAGCAAATGATGTTGTTTTCACTTACAAATCGATTGCTAGCCCTGGCTATGTTGAAGCCGGCGGAGTTCGTACCGAATATGTCGAAAAACTTTTAGGATACGAGGATTTCAATTCGGGGAAAACAGATCAATTTGAAGGTGTAGTTGCCCAAGATGAGCATACAGTTACCTTTAAGTTTAGTGAACCGAATGTAACAGCTCTTGATAATGCTAGCTTCCCGATTATTCCTGAACATATTTTTAAAGATATCCCAATAAAAGATATGCCAAAAGCCGGTGCCACGCTCAATGCGGGAGAAGTGATTGGAACAGGACCATTTAAATTTACAAAAATGATTGAAGGAGAGCAATACATTCTAGAAAAGAACAAAGATTATTGGCAAGGTGAGCCATACCTTGATCAAATTGTTTGGAAGGTTGTCAATCAATCAGTTATTGTCGGTATGCTCGAAACAGGAGAACTCGACTTCGTAGCTGATCCAAATGGCTTCCAACCAGCGGATTATGACTCCATTAGTGCATTGGATAATATTGAAATTATTGAGCAACCAAAGTTTGGATACCAGCTAATGGGCTTCATGGTAAACCATCGTACGCCTGAAGATGTAAAAGCCGGTGTGATTAAACCTGAGAATTGGGTCCCTAATAAAAAGATTGCAGACAAACGGGTACGTCAAGCAATTGCTTATGCCGTTGATCGAGAAGGATTAATTAAAGCATTACTTCATGGGCGTGGAGCGGTTATTAATGCACCGATAGCTACTCAATTCTCCGCTTATGACGGCGAAAAACCAAACCAATACAAATTTAACGTTGAAGAGGCTAAAAAGCTATTGGATGAAGCAGGATATGTTGATAAAGATAATGATGGCTTCCGTGAAGACCCAGACGGAAAAAAATGGGTTCTCACATTAAATTATCCAACAGGAAATGAGCTTCGTATGCGTTCTGCACCAATTATTCAAGAAATGTTAGAAGCTGTAGGAATCAAAATAGATCTTCGTCAACCAATTGAATTCTCTACGTATTCTGATGTTCTTGAAAAAGATAGTGATGATTGGGATCTTTATTTACTTGGCTGGAGCCTAAGTAGTACAGATCCAGATCCAAGCGGCCTATGGGGCTCCAAAGCTGCCTACAATTATGGTCGTTGGAATAACAAGGAATCCGACGAACTAATGAAAAAGGCGGTACAACCACCAGAAGCATTCGATCAAGCCTATCGTGATCAAGTGTATAGTGACTGGCAAGTACTATTCCAGGATGATTTACCAGCATTAATCTTATATGCACAAAATACGTTATGGGGGTATAACAAGCGCTTACAAAATGTTAAACCTCTACCATACTCCATGTATAATGATACACATTTATGGTGGGTGTCATCTAAATAA
- a CDS encoding TetR/AcrR family transcriptional regulator — protein MSPRKSVQHELSREMIMNAARELFITKGYQHVSMRQVAKELGYSHGAIYYHFKNKAELFYALVEEHFHMLDQVLDRILEEELDTLEKLKKVMLGFIEFGLTYQSHYEIMFLIKEEEVINYINQGPNKSYEKFAQTVYMLCGRQTTIQEIWSIFLSLHGFVTHYLRHVTSFEDVRELAHLHVNFLLKAML, from the coding sequence ATGTCACCAAGAAAATCTGTCCAGCATGAACTTTCGCGGGAAATGATTATGAATGCAGCAAGAGAGTTATTCATAACGAAAGGTTATCAACATGTTTCTATGAGGCAAGTGGCCAAAGAATTAGGGTATAGCCATGGAGCGATTTATTATCATTTTAAAAATAAAGCAGAGCTGTTTTATGCGTTAGTAGAAGAGCACTTTCATATGTTAGATCAAGTACTTGATCGTATCTTGGAGGAGGAGCTTGATACATTAGAAAAATTAAAAAAGGTGATGCTAGGCTTTATCGAATTTGGTTTGACCTATCAAAGTCACTATGAAATCATGTTTTTAATTAAAGAAGAGGAAGTCATTAACTATATTAATCAGGGGCCAAATAAAAGCTATGAGAAATTTGCTCAAACAGTTTATATGTTATGTGGGCGTCAAACAACTATCCAAGAAATTTGGAGCATCTTTCTATCTCTTCATGGGTTTGTTACACATTATCTTCGGCATGTCACTAGTTTTGAAGATGTGAGGGAATTAGCTCATTTACATGTTAATTTCTTGTTAAAAGCAATGCTATAA
- a CDS encoding DoxX family protein, producing the protein MANLGLLIIRLVVGLTFVGHGAQKLFGWFGGTGVTKTGEWLESIGIKPGGTIWAICAGLFELVGGLLFSAGVLTPIGAALITIIMIDAIVSVHGRNGYWLTNNGFEYNFVLIAVVIGVALIGPGDYVLFYRP; encoded by the coding sequence ATGGCAAACCTTGGACTACTTATTATTCGTTTAGTGGTAGGTCTTACATTTGTAGGACACGGTGCACAAAAACTATTTGGTTGGTTCGGTGGTACGGGCGTAACTAAAACAGGAGAATGGTTGGAATCGATCGGAATAAAACCCGGTGGAACTATATGGGCAATTTGTGCAGGCTTATTTGAGCTAGTGGGCGGATTATTATTCAGTGCAGGTGTACTCACCCCAATAGGCGCAGCGTTAATTACCATTATTATGATTGATGCCATTGTATCTGTTCATGGTCGTAACGGGTACTGGCTCACCAATAATGGCTTTGAATATAATTTTGTTCTTATCGCTGTAGTCATTGGAGTCGCATTAATTGGACCAGGTGACTATGTATTATTCTATCGTCCTTAA
- the opp4C gene encoding oligopeptide ABC transporter permease: MDTKTNFTFDSNPEVNSKRKSIKGKSPFQLALRRFMKNKLAMAGLIILFLIVVAIIFAPLLTNQPPTKSNLLLIEQPPSADHPLGTDSSGRDNFSRLLYGGRISMIVGFSAMFCTLIIGVTLGSIAGYYRGIVDGIIMRIADLILMLPFLVLVLTIVAILQKVTIGIFVGIIAITSWPNLARIIRGTFLSLREQEFVLGAKAIGASDFRIIFKHFIPNAIGPIVVNATLMMATMIIVESALSFIGFGIPQPTPTWGNMISEAQSLRILRNSPEAWIPPGLAILLTVLCINFIGDGLRDAFDPKSNNR; encoded by the coding sequence ATGGATACTAAAACGAATTTTACTTTCGATTCGAACCCTGAAGTCAATTCTAAGAGAAAATCAATTAAAGGGAAGAGTCCTTTTCAGCTAGCCCTCCGAAGATTTATGAAAAACAAACTTGCAATGGCAGGGCTGATTATTTTGTTTCTTATAGTCGTCGCTATTATTTTTGCTCCATTATTAACAAATCAACCTCCTACTAAATCAAATCTGCTCCTAATTGAACAGCCACCAAGCGCCGATCATCCTTTAGGAACAGATAGCTCTGGAAGAGATAATTTTTCCCGTCTTTTATATGGTGGACGAATTTCTATGATTGTCGGATTTAGTGCCATGTTTTGTACTCTTATCATAGGGGTAACACTTGGTTCAATTGCAGGATACTATAGAGGCATCGTCGATGGGATCATTATGCGAATTGCCGATTTGATTCTCATGCTTCCTTTTCTTGTTCTCGTCTTAACCATTGTAGCCATTTTGCAAAAAGTCACCATTGGAATCTTCGTAGGTATTATTGCTATCACTTCTTGGCCCAACTTAGCAAGGATTATTCGCGGTACCTTTCTTTCACTTCGCGAACAAGAATTTGTCCTAGGAGCAAAGGCGATTGGGGCAAGTGATTTTCGAATTATCTTTAAGCATTTTATTCCAAACGCCATCGGACCAATTGTGGTAAATGCTACACTCATGATGGCAACAATGATCATTGTTGAATCCGCTCTCAGCTTTATCGGCTTTGGTATTCCACAGCCTACCCCTACATGGGGAAATATGATCTCTGAAGCTCAAAGCTTACGTATCTTACGCAATAGCCCAGAAGCATGGATTCCTCCTGGACTCGCAATCCTATTAACTGTTCTTTGTATAAACTTTATTGGCGATGGCCTTCGTGATGCCTTCGATCCAAAAAGTAATAATCGATAG
- a CDS encoding sensor histidine kinase: MATKWKGRTFGFIIALLLFTFGLTSIGLLLDRGHEYLFKTYFDTDQFAAEMESFIHELGKYEIYHGEDVEDDWIKEKELSELYDLKKVFKFYLRDINTNEVYTNLYSSNESFIDSEFTKPDMKHIQEYSRLDGTELVVNNFQNEIDGDPKLLEGRIGVLVSAPEDISVIANYQQYPQQQMAFYYYIMGGMVTLFFGLLLMKKLSPYPSLTRLQRYYQKVPIDIGLFILIFLTMYESVIIGIISRLYLSEGFPIDSYLFNFIIAVILTFLVLIQMAFMYRRIMDVENLKVDMKKSILFRLYFALKEAFLLRSIGTQVLILFAALFSFIPISAIAGIEPELVIIYLLLTILIFIIVIKQAGSFNRILKYTSELAKGNLEPDLAIGGKSSIAKLAENINHLKHGVKTSKKEQAKSERLKTELITNVSHDLRTPLTSIITYTELLKSKELGEEEREAYIGIIDRKSKRLKVLIDDLFEASKIASGNIELVKKQVDMVQLLEQALGEYDEQMNQSSLQFRISTPKEPVYAHVDGQKIWRVFDNLIGNILKYALENTRVYISIESTNEHVMIIFKNVSKYELGKHTDELFERFKRGDQSRHTEGSGLGLAISKSIVDLHEGSMDIGVDGDLFKVIIELKRLF, translated from the coding sequence TTGGCTACAAAATGGAAAGGTAGAACCTTTGGCTTTATTATTGCTTTGCTTTTGTTTACTTTCGGATTGACAAGCATTGGATTATTACTGGACCGTGGGCATGAATATCTTTTTAAAACCTATTTTGATACAGATCAATTTGCGGCTGAAATGGAGTCCTTCATTCATGAATTGGGAAAATATGAGATCTATCATGGTGAAGACGTTGAAGATGATTGGATTAAGGAAAAGGAATTATCAGAACTGTATGATTTAAAGAAGGTATTTAAGTTCTATCTAAGGGATATAAATACAAATGAGGTTTACACTAATTTATATTCTAGCAATGAAAGCTTTATTGATTCCGAATTTACAAAGCCTGATATGAAGCATATTCAAGAGTACTCCCGTTTGGATGGAACAGAGCTAGTGGTGAATAACTTCCAAAATGAGATAGATGGAGATCCTAAATTATTAGAAGGTAGGATTGGTGTACTTGTTTCCGCGCCAGAGGATATTTCTGTCATTGCCAACTATCAACAATACCCGCAACAACAAATGGCCTTTTATTACTATATAATGGGTGGAATGGTCACATTATTTTTTGGGCTCTTACTAATGAAAAAATTAAGTCCATATCCTTCCCTTACAAGGCTTCAAAGATATTATCAAAAAGTACCGATTGATATTGGTTTGTTTATATTAATATTCCTGACTATGTATGAAAGTGTAATTATTGGAATCATAAGTAGACTTTATTTGAGCGAGGGATTTCCGATAGACTCCTATTTATTCAATTTTATTATAGCTGTAATCCTTACTTTTCTTGTACTTATACAGATGGCATTCATGTATCGCAGAATAATGGATGTAGAAAATTTAAAAGTAGATATGAAAAAAAGTATACTTTTTCGACTATACTTCGCTTTAAAGGAAGCTTTCTTACTTAGAAGTATAGGTACCCAGGTGCTTATTCTTTTCGCCGCTCTTTTTTCATTTATACCTATATCAGCTATTGCGGGGATCGAGCCAGAATTAGTCATTATTTACTTACTTCTAACAATATTGATATTTATCATTGTGATTAAACAGGCAGGATCTTTTAATCGCATTCTTAAATATACTTCGGAATTAGCAAAGGGGAATCTTGAACCAGATCTCGCCATTGGCGGAAAATCATCCATAGCAAAGCTGGCGGAAAATATTAATCATTTAAAGCATGGGGTTAAAACCTCAAAGAAGGAACAAGCTAAGAGTGAGCGACTAAAGACAGAGCTTATAACGAATGTAAGTCATGACTTACGAACTCCCTTAACATCTATTATTACCTATACGGAACTATTAAAGTCAAAGGAATTAGGGGAGGAAGAAAGAGAAGCTTATATAGGGATAATTGACCGTAAATCTAAGAGGTTAAAAGTTTTAATTGATGATTTATTTGAAGCTTCGAAAATAGCCAGTGGCAATATAGAGCTTGTCAAGAAGCAAGTTGATATGGTGCAATTACTAGAGCAGGCACTTGGTGAGTATGACGAGCAAATGAATCAATCAAGTTTGCAATTTCGAATTTCTACACCGAAGGAACCGGTATATGCTCATGTAGATGGACAAAAAATTTGGCGCGTGTTCGATAATTTAATTGGAAATATACTGAAATATGCCTTAGAAAATACAAGAGTATATATATCAATTGAATCGACTAATGAACATGTGATGATCATTTTTAAGAATGTATCAAAATATGAGTTAGGAAAACATACAGATGAATTATTCGAACGATTTAAACGTGGAGATCAATCTCGACATACAGAAGGTTCTGGATTAGGTCTTGCCATTTCTAAATCCATCGTTGATCTACATGAAGGAAGCATGGATATTGGGGTAGATGGAGATTTATTTAAAGTGATTATTGAGCTAAAACGTCTATTTTAG